The Corynebacterium poyangense genome includes a window with the following:
- a CDS encoding VIT1/CCC1 transporter family protein: MNDNMTDQHDASIPSRRQIARWRRYLANERAEAAVYRELAHRKTGEEREILLALAHSESRHEHYWRTKLGDHVGMPRQPDLSTRFMGFLARRFGSVFVLAMMQNAESRSAYVDDADASHQIAADERIHAEVVRGLAARGREQMSGAFRAAVFGANDGLVSNLALVMGVMGSGVSSNIVLLTGISGLLSGALSMAAGEYISVKSQEELLEASEPDEATSAVLPELDVDANELALVYRARGMSQEEAEERAHNVFRTLIKDGDQRHSDTFGRGQGNAIGTGGAWQAAISSFFCFASGALLPVLPFLFGLRLETAGIIALVLVALALLCTGGITGILSGKPPLSRAFRQLFIGLGAAAVTWGLGLVFGQVAG, translated from the coding sequence ATGAATGACAACATGACCGACCAGCATGATGCATCTATCCCGTCGCGGCGGCAAATTGCCAGGTGGAGACGTTATTTGGCCAATGAGCGGGCAGAAGCCGCGGTGTACCGAGAACTCGCTCACCGCAAAACTGGGGAAGAACGAGAAATCTTGTTAGCCCTGGCTCACTCCGAATCTCGTCACGAGCACTATTGGCGCACCAAGCTAGGCGACCATGTGGGAATGCCGCGACAGCCTGATTTATCGACCCGGTTCATGGGATTCCTCGCCCGCCGATTCGGTTCAGTCTTTGTGCTCGCCATGATGCAAAATGCAGAGTCGCGATCAGCCTATGTGGACGACGCCGATGCGTCACACCAAATAGCAGCAGACGAAAGAATCCATGCTGAAGTAGTGCGTGGCTTAGCTGCACGTGGCCGAGAACAGATGTCCGGGGCTTTCCGCGCTGCGGTTTTTGGAGCCAATGATGGTTTAGTTTCTAACCTGGCCCTCGTAATGGGTGTCATGGGATCCGGCGTGAGCAGCAACATCGTCTTGCTGACTGGCATTTCTGGGTTGCTATCCGGAGCCTTATCCATGGCTGCAGGGGAGTATATCTCAGTAAAGTCCCAAGAAGAGCTCCTTGAAGCTTCAGAACCGGATGAAGCCACCAGCGCCGTATTGCCAGAGTTAGATGTCGACGCCAATGAGCTGGCGTTGGTGTACCGGGCCCGAGGAATGAGCCAGGAAGAAGCCGAGGAACGAGCGCATAATGTGTTCCGAACGCTGATTAAAGATGGAGATCAGCGGCATTCAGATACTTTTGGTCGCGGTCAAGGCAACGCCATTGGGACGGGAGGCGCCTGGCAAGCAGCTATATCAAGCTTCTTCTGCTTCGCCAGTGGCGCATTGCTCCCAGTTCTGCCTTTCCTTTTCGGTTTGAGACTTGAAACTGCCGGAATAATTGCGTTGGTTCTAGTAGCCCTGGCACTATTATGCACCGGCGGTATTACCGGAATACTCTCCGGAAAACCTCCTCTCAGCAGGGCGTTTCGTCAACTCTTCATTGGTCTGGGTGCAGCTGCGGTCACCTGGGGTCTGGGACTAGTCTTTGGGCAAGTCGCTGGGTGA
- the recO gene encoding DNA repair protein RecO, producing MARRGSYRDQAVVIRSYDFAEADRVVVLLTQHHGVVRSVARGVRRAKSRFGSRVQPFVELDVLLYPGKNLATLSGADTVRYFGSGIIEDYQRYTAACAMLEIAESLAHADPDPELYSSVTRALTSIQHSPEPVLDLDIFILHVMKISGWSPSLFYCAQCNAPGPHRSFHPLSGGAVCQYCRPPGSFNIDPEVLHLMWLLQEGHRDVVLETVREHPEYLLSIHKLSAVHLRWHLETRLPSLAIFDEA from the coding sequence GTGGCCCGCCGCGGTAGTTACCGAGATCAAGCCGTGGTTATCCGCAGCTATGATTTCGCTGAAGCAGACCGGGTGGTCGTGCTGCTCACTCAGCACCATGGAGTGGTTCGGTCAGTGGCTCGAGGGGTACGTCGGGCAAAATCTCGATTTGGCTCTCGGGTTCAGCCCTTCGTGGAACTTGATGTTCTCCTTTATCCGGGAAAGAATTTAGCAACACTAAGCGGTGCAGATACCGTTCGATACTTTGGGTCAGGGATTATTGAGGACTATCAACGTTATACGGCGGCCTGTGCGATGCTGGAAATCGCCGAAAGTCTCGCCCATGCCGATCCTGATCCAGAACTCTATTCCTCAGTCACCCGTGCCTTGACTAGCATTCAGCACAGCCCAGAGCCGGTGTTGGATTTGGATATCTTTATCCTCCACGTGATGAAAATTTCAGGCTGGTCACCGAGTTTGTTTTATTGTGCCCAGTGCAATGCCCCGGGACCGCACCGATCCTTTCATCCGCTCTCCGGCGGTGCAGTGTGTCAGTACTGCCGTCCTCCCGGATCCTTTAATATCGATCCGGAGGTTTTGCACCTGATGTGGTTGCTCCAAGAAGGCCACCGCGATGTGGTCCTCGAGACAGTCCGAGAGCATCCAGAATACCTGCTCAGCATCCATAAGCTCAGCGCTGTCCACCTGCGCTGGCACCTTGAAACACGTCTTCCTAGCCTGGCTATTTTCGATGAGGCTTAG
- a CDS encoding YdcF family protein: MAAKRLPISLGVLSLIPAVFVMNAARVLWHSRCRSHAPEVDAVIVPGTAQYDGVPGRYFAARLDHAAQRGLDNPQLEIWVIGGQLPGDRFSEAEAGVEHIRRSGVPLTRLRPCPHGFNTLGSYQHLVAEHPDLKEQKLAVITDPHHSLRACLLARECGLKVVADPTPYCPSTFPNKSWFRTLIHEIGGMVVVDCARVFGRSTARVCEDALRRLDGWLRPSHKTRHAQLKATGNSRGQG; encoded by the coding sequence GTGGCCGCAAAAAGATTACCTATTAGCCTCGGGGTGCTGAGTCTTATTCCGGCAGTTTTCGTGATGAATGCTGCCAGGGTTCTATGGCACTCGCGCTGTCGTTCCCATGCTCCAGAGGTTGATGCGGTCATTGTTCCGGGCACAGCTCAGTATGACGGAGTTCCGGGGCGGTATTTTGCGGCGAGACTTGATCACGCGGCCCAACGGGGATTGGATAACCCGCAACTTGAAATTTGGGTTATTGGTGGACAATTGCCGGGGGATCGGTTTAGTGAAGCTGAGGCAGGCGTCGAGCATATTCGGCGCAGCGGTGTTCCGCTCACGCGGCTGCGGCCCTGCCCGCATGGTTTTAATACCTTAGGGTCCTATCAACATCTGGTAGCTGAGCATCCTGACTTAAAAGAACAAAAACTGGCGGTTATTACTGATCCCCACCACAGTTTGCGAGCTTGTCTCCTGGCCCGCGAATGCGGTCTTAAGGTTGTTGCCGACCCTACTCCATACTGCCCAAGTACATTTCCCAATAAATCGTGGTTTCGTACGTTAATTCATGAGATCGGGGGAATGGTTGTGGTGGATTGCGCCAGAGTGTTTGGACGCTCCACTGCTCGGGTATGTGAGGACGCTTTACGACGCCTCGATGGTTGGCTGAGACCCTCTCACAAAACCCGCCACGCCCAATTAAAAGCTACTGGGAATAGCCGAGGCCAAGGCTAA
- a CDS encoding ArsR/SmtB family transcription factor, with protein sequence MSNNFQHALSPEDLKRVAYIIGALNSPLRTQIILMLSQEPLYVHQIVKALDQSQPLVSQHLRVLKEAGIVAPTRHGKQVVYHLIRTDIPDFLAWVAHSSAPVSSTTAEAPRHGDDDLASLRKKKIAAEKETTRSEKDTDASGSDHALGAAAIVRPMAEIDTIPDPSPAPTPGFSPMDPC encoded by the coding sequence GTGAGCAATAACTTTCAACACGCGCTAAGCCCAGAGGACCTTAAGCGCGTCGCATATATTATTGGTGCGCTTAACTCTCCCTTGCGCACCCAAATTATCCTAATGCTTTCCCAAGAGCCCCTATATGTTCACCAGATTGTGAAAGCTCTTGATCAAAGTCAACCCCTTGTGAGCCAACATCTGCGGGTGCTGAAAGAAGCTGGAATTGTTGCCCCGACCCGCCATGGAAAACAAGTGGTGTACCACTTAATTCGAACAGATATTCCGGATTTTCTTGCCTGGGTAGCACATAGTAGCGCACCGGTTAGTTCGACGACCGCAGAAGCGCCTCGCCATGGTGATGATGATCTTGCCTCGTTGAGGAAGAAAAAGATCGCGGCAGAAAAAGAGACGACACGCAGCGAAAAGGATACCGACGCTTCAGGTAGTGACCATGCGCTTGGAGCAGCGGCCATTGTTCGTCCAATGGCGGAAATCGACACTATCCCAGACCCTTCCCCGGCGCCGACTCCCGGCTTTTCGCCGATGGATCCCTGTTGA
- a CDS encoding Fur family transcriptional regulator, protein MPVLGHNVPKLGTRNTWQRSAIIHVLQDLEKFSSAKDIYSELLKRDKKVGLTTVYRTLQSLAEVDAVDVLNISGGETLYRRCETDSHHHHLVCTKCGKAEEIAGGPVEKWAKSIAREFGYTLTGHDAEVYGLCPSCSSPSDLPKD, encoded by the coding sequence GTGCCAGTTCTAGGACATAATGTTCCCAAACTAGGAACAAGGAATACGTGGCAACGAAGTGCCATTATTCACGTTCTGCAGGATTTAGAAAAGTTTAGTTCGGCAAAAGATATTTATTCAGAACTACTCAAGCGTGACAAGAAGGTCGGACTCACCACGGTTTATCGGACTTTGCAGTCCTTGGCTGAGGTTGATGCCGTTGATGTCCTTAATATTTCCGGCGGGGAGACGCTGTATCGACGCTGTGAGACGGACTCCCATCATCACCATTTGGTATGTACTAAGTGCGGAAAAGCTGAGGAGATAGCTGGTGGCCCGGTAGAAAAATGGGCTAAATCCATTGCTCGGGAATTTGGCTACACCCTTACCGGACATGATGCTGAAGTGTATGGGCTATGCCCTAGCTGTAGCTCACCCAGCGACTTGCCCAAAGACTAG
- the era gene encoding GTPase Era, which translates to MGSRKKISTFSDTPDGFRSGFISFVGRPNTGKSTLTNALVGQKIAITANQPETTRHPIRGLVHRENAQIIVVDTPGLHRPRTLLGERLNDMVKDTYADVDVIGICIPADEKIGPGDRWIIDAVKRVAPRTPLLGIVTKIDKVSRDHVAEQLVNVHEFLGGDIDVVPVSASSGEQIDVLVDVITTLLPEGPRFYPEDHVTDEDTMTRLAEIIREAALTGLREELPHSVAVEIDEILPHPEREGVQNVHAVIYVERPGQRKILAGPDNRRLRRIVYQARPEIMDILGSNVYLDLRIKVLKNWQSDPKSLGRLGF; encoded by the coding sequence GTGGGAAGTAGGAAAAAGATCAGCACTTTTAGCGACACCCCGGACGGATTCCGTTCTGGATTTATCAGTTTCGTTGGACGCCCTAACACCGGTAAATCAACTCTCACCAATGCCTTGGTGGGGCAGAAAATTGCGATTACCGCTAACCAGCCGGAAACCACCCGTCACCCGATTCGGGGGCTGGTTCACCGTGAGAATGCTCAGATCATTGTGGTAGACACGCCTGGGCTGCATCGTCCCAGAACTTTGTTGGGTGAACGGCTCAACGACATGGTGAAAGACACCTATGCTGATGTTGACGTCATTGGGATCTGTATTCCGGCAGACGAAAAAATAGGGCCAGGGGATCGCTGGATTATTGATGCGGTGAAAAGAGTAGCCCCGCGCACCCCGTTGTTGGGAATAGTTACCAAAATAGATAAGGTTTCTCGTGATCACGTAGCCGAACAACTCGTGAACGTTCATGAGTTTCTAGGGGGAGACATTGACGTGGTTCCGGTGTCGGCAAGCTCGGGGGAACAAATTGACGTGCTCGTGGACGTCATTACTACCTTGCTTCCTGAAGGCCCGCGCTTTTACCCCGAAGACCACGTCACCGATGAAGATACTATGACGCGGCTAGCGGAAATTATCCGTGAAGCAGCACTCACCGGGCTCAGAGAAGAGCTTCCTCATTCTGTGGCAGTGGAAATTGATGAAATTCTTCCTCACCCAGAGCGGGAAGGAGTCCAGAACGTTCATGCCGTGATCTACGTGGAACGCCCTGGTCAACGCAAGATTTTGGCTGGGCCGGATAATCGACGCCTGCGTCGAATCGTGTACCAAGCCCGGCCAGAGATCATGGACATTCTCGGGAGCAATGTTTATCTAGATCTGCGGATCAAAGTGCTCAAGAATTGGCAATCAGACCCTAAATCCCTTGGTCGCTTAGGTTTTTAA
- a CDS encoding TPM domain-containing protein, with translation MTALFSRFSSTLLPLWGLSFSLCALSAVLLGPTTASALEIQGTGQPIIMAEAPARLTSPLTDNAGVLTPDQKQELSQRLSAVAKDTQRPLYVIFLSSLDGKSAQEWVEQAGQINRSSDLGILAIAPKERDGAVWVGSNWPHGSEQKIWDAAYPYLVDENWAEAAQAAAEEATHSGELSGASLAWLGAGGGAAVAAGAGLWGWSRRRRRTDEAHLLSDARGIDPADTRTISQLPLSTLEQRAQEELVSTDESVRRAKEELRLAQDEFGPERTRPFNSALNHSSLTLQKAFQLREKIYDSIPETEEERRAMLVEIISSCGQADQALDKEADAFAQMRTMLIEAPSKVEKLRQQSVDIRARIPAAESAVAHLKTRYPESVIHSLIDNPEAAEAALTQAEKKIDEASQYVDKPAGHQEGLVDTIRDAEHALEVAEQQLAAVENADRDIQAAHSGLSSLFAEIEAEIAEAQQLEAAGKQQGVPADWDSLESLISEAENTVARIRPNAEQDPLSSYTALTDLDARLDEALDTVREHNASQQRLVELCDRTIATAQSNIRAAEDLISTRGRIVSLEARTALAEAQRLLATAHTMRTKDTRQSIEYGRQAGNKASQAYRAAKNDIDDYRRHNSGQGSSGAFVAGMVLNSLLNGGGRGFGGGFGGGFGGGGFGGSFGGGSSAGGRF, from the coding sequence ATGACGGCTTTATTCTCCCGGTTTTCTTCAACTCTGCTGCCGCTGTGGGGTCTTAGTTTTAGTTTATGTGCGCTGAGTGCAGTGCTATTAGGCCCTACAACAGCGAGCGCCTTGGAAATCCAGGGCACTGGGCAACCTATCATCATGGCTGAAGCCCCCGCGCGCCTAACTTCACCGCTTACTGACAACGCGGGGGTACTCACTCCAGATCAAAAACAAGAACTTTCCCAGCGTCTCAGTGCCGTCGCTAAGGACACCCAGCGCCCCCTGTATGTGATTTTCCTGTCTTCTCTCGATGGGAAAAGCGCGCAGGAGTGGGTTGAGCAGGCCGGACAGATCAATCGCAGCTCAGACCTCGGAATTCTCGCCATCGCCCCGAAGGAACGCGATGGTGCGGTGTGGGTAGGGAGCAATTGGCCGCACGGTTCGGAGCAAAAAATCTGGGATGCTGCGTACCCGTACCTCGTTGATGAAAACTGGGCGGAGGCAGCCCAGGCGGCAGCTGAAGAAGCAACCCACTCTGGAGAATTATCAGGTGCTTCTCTTGCGTGGTTGGGTGCTGGTGGTGGAGCTGCGGTCGCTGCGGGTGCCGGACTGTGGGGATGGTCGCGCCGTCGACGTCGGACAGATGAGGCTCATTTACTCTCCGATGCCCGCGGTATAGATCCGGCTGATACGCGCACTATTAGCCAGCTCCCCCTGTCGACTTTGGAGCAGCGTGCTCAGGAAGAATTAGTGAGTACCGATGAATCGGTGCGCCGGGCTAAAGAAGAATTGCGCTTAGCGCAGGATGAGTTTGGCCCAGAACGCACCAGACCCTTTAATAGTGCGTTGAATCATTCCTCGTTAACCCTTCAAAAAGCGTTCCAGTTGAGGGAAAAAATCTATGATTCCATCCCGGAGACTGAGGAAGAACGACGTGCGATGCTCGTGGAGATCATTTCTTCTTGTGGGCAAGCTGATCAGGCTTTAGATAAAGAAGCTGATGCCTTCGCTCAGATGCGGACCATGTTGATTGAGGCTCCAAGCAAGGTGGAGAAGCTACGGCAACAAAGCGTCGATATTCGAGCTCGAATTCCCGCGGCTGAGTCCGCCGTAGCGCACCTGAAGACACGGTATCCGGAGTCGGTTATTCACTCGCTTATCGATAATCCCGAAGCAGCCGAAGCGGCACTCACCCAGGCTGAGAAGAAAATTGATGAGGCTAGTCAGTATGTGGATAAACCTGCCGGCCACCAAGAAGGCTTAGTTGATACGATCCGCGACGCCGAACATGCTTTAGAAGTTGCCGAACAACAACTTGCTGCGGTTGAAAATGCAGACCGCGATATTCAGGCCGCGCATAGTGGTTTGTCCAGCCTCTTTGCCGAAATAGAAGCGGAGATCGCCGAAGCCCAGCAGCTTGAAGCCGCCGGTAAACAACAGGGTGTGCCAGCCGATTGGGACAGCTTGGAAAGCCTCATCAGCGAAGCGGAAAACACTGTAGCGCGGATTCGCCCTAACGCTGAGCAAGACCCCCTAAGTTCATACACCGCGCTGACTGATTTAGATGCTCGCCTTGATGAGGCGCTAGATACTGTGCGAGAGCACAATGCTAGTCAGCAACGCCTCGTTGAGCTTTGTGACCGGACAATCGCTACCGCTCAATCGAATATCCGCGCCGCCGAGGACCTTATTTCGACCCGAGGGCGGATTGTTAGTTTAGAAGCGAGGACTGCACTCGCAGAAGCGCAGCGGCTTCTTGCTACCGCCCACACGATGCGGACGAAAGATACCCGTCAAAGCATTGAGTATGGGCGTCAAGCCGGAAATAAAGCGTCTCAAGCATATCGGGCAGCAAAAAATGATATTGATGATTACCGGCGCCACAATTCTGGTCAAGGTAGCTCGGGTGCTTTTGTGGCGGGGATGGTCCTCAATAGCTTGCTCAATGGCGGAGGCCGCGGCTTCGGCGGCGGATTTGGCGGTGGCTTCGGAGGCGGCGGTTTTGGCGGTAGCTTCGGGGGTGGAAGTTCAGCCGGTGGTCGCTTTTAA
- a CDS encoding isoprenyl transferase, giving the protein MTDLVPPNIPREFIPNHIALVMDGNGRWAQERGLPRTEGHKRGEAVLMEAVDACLALGVSYLSAYAFSTENWRRSADEVRFLMGFSRDVLRRERDILHDKGVRIRWAGRRPRLWRSVIRELEEAERLTANNTRMTLAMCVNYGGRAEIVDAAKSIARQVAAGELRPDQISEKNFSQWLDEPDMPDVDLFLRPSGEKRISNFLLWQSAYAEMIYQDKLFPDVRAEDIFSAVEEYARRDRRFGGTR; this is encoded by the coding sequence GTGACTGATTTGGTTCCCCCGAATATCCCGCGTGAGTTCATCCCGAACCATATTGCTCTAGTGATGGACGGCAACGGACGCTGGGCCCAAGAGCGTGGTTTGCCACGAACTGAGGGCCATAAGCGCGGCGAGGCAGTGTTAATGGAAGCCGTCGACGCCTGCCTGGCGCTCGGCGTATCCTACTTATCCGCCTATGCTTTTTCTACCGAAAACTGGCGCCGCTCTGCAGACGAGGTTCGATTCCTGATGGGATTTTCTCGTGATGTTTTGCGACGAGAACGCGATATATTGCACGACAAAGGGGTTCGGATACGGTGGGCCGGACGTCGCCCCCGATTATGGCGATCCGTGATTCGGGAGCTAGAGGAGGCGGAGCGTCTAACCGCGAATAATACTCGAATGACCTTAGCCATGTGCGTGAATTATGGCGGTCGGGCGGAAATTGTTGACGCGGCAAAATCTATTGCTCGCCAAGTTGCGGCGGGAGAGCTTAGGCCAGATCAGATCTCAGAGAAGAACTTTTCTCAATGGCTCGACGAACCGGATATGCCTGATGTTGATCTCTTTCTGCGGCCAAGCGGGGAAAAGCGGATTTCTAATTTCTTACTGTGGCAATCCGCTTATGCTGAGATGATTTATCAAGATAAACTTTTCCCCGATGTCCGGGCCGAGGATATCTTTAGCGCTGTTGAGGAGTATGCGCGACGTGATCGACGTTTTGGGGGCACTCGATGA
- a CDS encoding ribonuclease domain-containing protein, translating to MTRPSSSRLGLASAAAAILTLAGGWIGFDVLHQDSPDPTTNSSTCPLASLPREAQDTVNKVHSGGPFPHPDNDGVRFGNYEGHLPKQAKNYYREYTVSTPGVNHRGARRIVTGGDPATAPQHWYYTDNHYESFCEIPDANH from the coding sequence ATGACTCGACCCTCTTCTTCACGCCTGGGGCTGGCTTCAGCAGCTGCAGCAATCCTTACTCTTGCCGGCGGTTGGATTGGTTTTGATGTCTTGCACCAAGACTCTCCTGACCCCACAACCAACTCCTCGACCTGCCCTTTAGCTTCTTTACCTCGGGAAGCTCAGGACACGGTCAACAAGGTTCACAGCGGGGGTCCGTTTCCGCACCCGGATAATGATGGGGTACGCTTCGGCAATTACGAGGGTCATCTCCCGAAGCAAGCGAAGAACTATTACCGCGAGTACACGGTTTCTACCCCTGGGGTCAACCATCGTGGAGCTCGACGCATTGTTACGGGCGGTGACCCGGCCACTGCCCCTCAGCACTGGTATTACACTGATAATCACTATGAGTCTTTCTGCGAGATTCCCGATGCTAACCATTAA
- a CDS encoding glycine--tRNA ligase: MANKSVIETVVNLCKRRGLVYPGGEIYGGTRSSWDYGPLGVELKENIKRQWWRHMVTSRPDVVGVDTSVILPRQVWVSSGHVEVFTDPLVESLHTHKRYRADHLIEAYEEKHGHPPANGLADIPDPETGQPGKWTEPKAFSGLLKTFLGPVDDEEGLHYLRPETAQGIFVNFKNVLTSSRMKPPFGIANIGKSFRNEITPGNFIFRTREFEQMEMEFFVKPGEDEQWHQYWIDNRLQWYIDLGIKPENLRLYEHPKEKLSHYSKRTVDVEYAFGFTGSTWGELEGVANRTDYDLRVHAEGSGEDLSYFDQTENERWIPYVIEPAAGLGRAMMAFLVDAYHEDEAPNAKGGVDKRVVLKLDYRLSPVKVAVLPLSKKPELMDVAQNLANELRGLWNVDYDISGAIGRRYRRQDEIGTPFCVTVDFDSLEDKAVTVRERDTMAQERVPLSELNTYLAQRLIGC; this comes from the coding sequence ATGGCGAATAAATCCGTCATCGAAACCGTAGTTAATCTGTGTAAGCGCCGGGGTTTGGTGTATCCCGGTGGTGAGATCTACGGCGGTACCCGCTCCTCCTGGGATTACGGCCCCTTGGGGGTGGAGCTTAAAGAAAATATCAAGCGCCAGTGGTGGCGCCATATGGTGACTTCTCGTCCTGATGTGGTGGGGGTAGATACGTCGGTAATTTTGCCGCGCCAAGTGTGGGTATCATCCGGCCACGTAGAAGTCTTCACCGACCCCTTAGTGGAATCTCTCCATACCCACAAACGTTATCGTGCCGATCACCTCATTGAAGCCTATGAGGAAAAACACGGTCATCCGCCGGCAAACGGCTTAGCGGATATTCCTGATCCAGAAACAGGACAACCCGGAAAGTGGACCGAGCCTAAGGCTTTTTCCGGCCTGCTCAAAACCTTCCTAGGGCCGGTGGATGATGAAGAAGGTTTGCACTATCTTCGTCCGGAAACTGCTCAGGGTATCTTCGTCAACTTCAAGAATGTCCTGACTTCCTCTCGGATGAAACCGCCTTTCGGTATCGCAAATATCGGTAAATCTTTCCGCAACGAAATTACCCCTGGAAACTTCATTTTCCGCACTCGCGAATTTGAACAAATGGAGATGGAATTCTTCGTGAAGCCAGGGGAAGATGAGCAATGGCACCAGTACTGGATTGATAACCGCCTCCAGTGGTACATCGACTTGGGAATTAAGCCGGAAAATCTTCGCCTCTATGAGCACCCCAAGGAAAAACTATCGCACTACTCAAAACGTACCGTAGACGTGGAATATGCTTTTGGTTTCACCGGCTCCACCTGGGGAGAGCTGGAAGGCGTGGCAAACCGGACGGACTATGATCTTCGAGTCCATGCCGAAGGCTCCGGCGAAGATCTCAGTTATTTTGACCAAACTGAAAATGAGCGCTGGATTCCCTATGTCATTGAACCGGCTGCCGGCTTAGGCCGTGCCATGATGGCGTTTTTGGTTGACGCCTACCATGAAGATGAAGCTCCGAATGCGAAAGGCGGAGTAGATAAGCGGGTGGTTCTGAAGCTCGACTACCGTCTATCCCCGGTCAAGGTGGCAGTGCTACCTCTATCTAAGAAGCCAGAACTGATGGATGTAGCCCAAAATCTAGCGAATGAACTGCGCGGATTGTGGAATGTGGACTACGACATCTCTGGCGCTATTGGTCGGCGTTATCGCCGCCAAGATGAAATCGGGACTCCGTTTTGCGTGACCGTTGATTTCGACTCCTTGGAGGATAAAGCAGTCACGGTACGCGAACGCGACACCATGGCTCAAGAACGCGTGCCGCTTTCCGAGCTCAACACTTACCTGGCTCAGCGATTGATTGGGTGTTAG
- a CDS encoding deoxyguanosinetriphosphate triphosphohydrolase — MYSYQPGDVERRFAEGAKGSAWPGADVERRGTFARDRARVLHSGALRRLADKTQVVGPRDGDNPRTRLTHSLEVAQIARSLGAGLGMDPDLCELAGLCHDIGHPPYGHNGETALNEVAEDCGGFEGNAQTLRILVRLEPKVVDQHGESMGLNLSRAALDAACKYPVLRTAPDLSLRKKYGCYDEDRSILEWIRKPLGGNDSGRRSMEAQVMDWADDIAYSVHDVEDGIVSGRVHLAVLEDLVELAALAEKGARIFGGRPEELVDAAANLWALPVVSAAAQFDGSLGGFVALKKMTSELVGRFIGATLSATRHRYPEDLGRHRGNLIIPDQAAAEVKLLKTIAVLYVMDEPSHLGKQDRQRDRIFRVFDYLMAGAPGALDPMFAQWWRAAESESAAHRVVIDNIASMTESRLERLDRIAAKYLNII; from the coding sequence ATGTACTCATATCAGCCCGGCGATGTTGAACGCCGTTTCGCCGAAGGGGCGAAAGGCAGTGCTTGGCCCGGTGCGGATGTTGAACGTCGGGGGACTTTTGCGCGGGATCGTGCTCGGGTGCTGCATTCCGGTGCACTGCGGAGATTAGCTGATAAAACCCAGGTCGTAGGGCCGCGCGACGGAGATAATCCCCGGACTCGCCTCACCCATTCCCTTGAGGTAGCTCAGATTGCCCGGAGTTTAGGTGCAGGTCTAGGCATGGATCCAGACCTCTGCGAATTAGCAGGTCTATGCCATGACATTGGGCATCCACCCTATGGTCACAATGGTGAAACAGCGCTTAATGAGGTAGCCGAAGACTGTGGTGGTTTTGAAGGCAACGCCCAAACGTTGAGGATCCTTGTTCGCCTGGAGCCAAAGGTGGTGGATCAGCATGGCGAATCTATGGGGTTAAACCTCTCACGGGCCGCATTAGATGCAGCATGTAAATATCCGGTGCTTAGGACTGCTCCTGATCTTTCGCTCCGCAAGAAATACGGATGTTATGACGAGGATCGATCAATCCTAGAGTGGATCCGAAAACCACTGGGAGGAAATGACAGCGGGCGTCGATCAATGGAAGCTCAGGTGATGGACTGGGCGGATGATATCGCCTACTCGGTGCACGATGTGGAGGACGGGATTGTTTCTGGGCGAGTCCATCTTGCTGTTCTTGAAGATCTAGTTGAACTTGCCGCACTAGCAGAAAAAGGGGCTCGGATTTTTGGCGGTAGGCCCGAGGAGTTAGTGGATGCAGCGGCTAATCTATGGGCGCTGCCGGTGGTCAGTGCAGCGGCACAGTTCGACGGCAGCTTAGGTGGTTTTGTCGCTCTGAAAAAGATGACTTCGGAATTGGTGGGACGATTTATCGGCGCGACGCTCTCCGCTACCCGGCACCGCTATCCCGAGGATTTAGGAAGGCACCGGGGGAATCTCATTATTCCCGACCAAGCCGCAGCTGAGGTTAAACTCCTGAAAACCATCGCGGTGCTGTACGTGATGGATGAACCTTCTCATCTGGGAAAGCAAGATCGCCAACGAGACCGGATCTTCCGGGTTTTTGACTACCTCATGGCCGGGGCCCCTGGCGCTTTAGACCCCATGTTCGCGCAATGGTGGAGGGCAGCGGAATCGGAGTCAGCTGCGCATCGAGTAGTCATTGACAACATTGCCTCCATGACAGAGTCCCGATTAGAAAGACTTGATCGGATTGCCGCTAAATATCTCAATATTATTTAG